The proteins below are encoded in one region of Buttiauxella gaviniae:
- a CDS encoding transporter substrate-binding domain-containing protein: MFNHLSYCKTIGVFLLAAMSLFCKNSFADPVLNKILTTKSITLAWVDNTRPISWELDNKPTGMAIDLCMDIVHSIETRHNTQLAVKWVKIPTAARFEFISHNQADILCTVAANSAQRDKIVNFSIPWLYTNMNYLAKKSAHIMNKEMLTGHTVGVISGGTAALVMAKMNRDYNYSVSVKLVRDFEEGFSLLEENHISAFITDDVIIRGKLAEMPDKEDYQTGNDGFGNVLEYGLVVPKNAEDLKKLIDEDIKAMFITKRFDKLYDKWFMSPLTAPDDNVQRPMSELLIQEKNSFISSDSNSL; the protein is encoded by the coding sequence TTGTTTAATCACCTGAGTTATTGTAAAACAATTGGTGTTTTCTTGTTGGCCGCCATGTCGTTATTTTGTAAAAATTCTTTTGCTGACCCGGTGCTGAATAAAATCCTCACAACGAAAAGCATAACGCTAGCCTGGGTTGATAATACCAGACCTATTTCATGGGAATTAGATAATAAACCGACAGGTATGGCGATCGATTTGTGCATGGATATTGTGCATAGTATTGAAACCCGCCACAACACCCAGCTTGCCGTTAAATGGGTCAAAATACCTACGGCTGCACGCTTTGAATTTATCTCTCATAATCAGGCAGATATTCTTTGTACCGTTGCTGCAAACTCAGCACAACGTGACAAAATCGTAAATTTCTCTATTCCGTGGCTTTATACTAATATGAATTATCTTGCTAAAAAGTCAGCGCATATTATGAATAAAGAGATGCTGACGGGCCATACCGTTGGTGTAATCAGCGGCGGTACTGCAGCTTTAGTCATGGCAAAGATGAATCGAGATTATAACTATTCCGTTTCTGTTAAATTGGTGAGAGATTTCGAGGAAGGGTTTAGTTTACTTGAAGAGAACCATATCTCAGCATTTATTACTGATGATGTTATTATTCGCGGGAAGTTGGCTGAAATGCCGGATAAAGAAGATTATCAGACAGGAAATGATGGTTTTGGAAATGTACTAGAATATGGCCTGGTCGTTCCCAAAAATGCGGAAGATTTAAAGAAACTTATTGATGAAGATATTAAAGCCATGTTTATCACTAAGCGATTTGATAAGTTATACGATAAATGGTTTATGTCCCCCCTCACCGCTCCAGATGATAACGTGCAACGCCCGATGTCAGAGTTGCTTATTCAGGAAAAGAATAGCTTCATAAGCAGTGATAGCAATTCGTTGTAA
- a CDS encoding SulP family inorganic anion transporter translates to MTTTQTENHSRENSLTYVLRSPRLLIRESLAGVVTALALVPEIISFSIIAGVDPKVSLVASIVLCLSMSFLGGRPAMVTAAAGSVALVIGPMVHQHGVEYIFPAVLLAGLIQILFGVSGLARMMRYIPLSVMTGFVNALGILIFFAQVPHIWGNNPLVWGLFAFTLAIVLLLPRVFKMVPSPLVAIIVITALCLGMGLSVPTVGESGPMAAGLPGLTELLVPLNLETLRIIWPCALSIGFVGLMESLLTAKLVDELTDTPSSKRRECWGLGLSNIFAGFYGGIAGCAMIGQTMVNVELGKGRTRVSTLVAGLVLLLLVTGLSELMAKIPMVVLAGIMVIVAVKTLNWHSVKPATLKRIPLPETLVMVTTVAVTVATGNLALGVVGGVIFAMILFARRIAHVVRAERTVMDDGQTVRYTVIGPLFFASSNDLFEHFRYADDPQNVVIDLSQAQIWDVSTVAVLDAIENRYQRYECKVQIVGLDIRSSDFHERLSGKI, encoded by the coding sequence ATGACCACAACTCAAACTGAAAACCACAGTCGGGAAAACTCTCTCACTTATGTTTTGCGCAGCCCGCGCTTGCTTATCCGGGAATCTCTCGCCGGGGTGGTAACCGCCCTGGCATTAGTCCCCGAGATCATTTCATTTTCGATCATTGCGGGCGTTGATCCGAAAGTCAGCCTCGTCGCTTCTATTGTGCTCTGTTTATCCATGTCATTTCTTGGTGGACGCCCGGCCATGGTGACGGCAGCCGCCGGTTCAGTCGCGTTAGTGATCGGGCCCATGGTGCACCAACATGGGGTGGAATATATTTTTCCTGCGGTGTTACTTGCCGGTTTGATTCAGATTTTGTTCGGGGTCTCCGGGCTTGCTCGCATGATGCGTTACATTCCGTTATCCGTCATGACCGGGTTTGTGAACGCGCTCGGTATTCTTATTTTCTTCGCACAGGTCCCGCATATCTGGGGGAATAATCCTCTGGTTTGGGGGCTATTTGCCTTCACATTGGCGATAGTGCTTCTTCTGCCTCGCGTATTCAAAATGGTGCCTTCGCCGCTGGTGGCAATCATCGTCATCACTGCGTTATGCTTGGGCATGGGGCTTTCTGTGCCGACGGTGGGGGAATCTGGCCCGATGGCTGCAGGTTTACCGGGGCTGACGGAATTGCTGGTTCCTCTGAATCTGGAAACATTACGGATTATCTGGCCATGTGCGCTCAGTATCGGGTTTGTCGGGCTGATGGAGTCATTGTTGACCGCAAAATTGGTGGATGAACTGACCGATACCCCATCAAGCAAGCGGCGTGAATGTTGGGGATTAGGGTTATCGAATATATTTGCAGGTTTCTACGGGGGGATCGCCGGTTGCGCCATGATTGGCCAGACCATGGTCAATGTAGAGCTCGGCAAAGGGCGCACGCGTGTGTCGACGCTGGTGGCCGGGTTGGTGCTGCTGCTTTTAGTCACGGGGTTAAGTGAGCTGATGGCGAAGATCCCCATGGTCGTACTGGCAGGGATTATGGTGATTGTGGCAGTAAAAACGCTCAACTGGCACAGCGTTAAACCTGCCACGTTGAAAAGAATTCCGCTGCCAGAAACGTTGGTGATGGTGACCACGGTGGCAGTCACCGTTGCGACCGGCAATTTAGCACTTGGTGTGGTTGGCGGTGTGATTTTCGCGATGATTCTGTTTGCTCGCCGAATTGCTCATGTGGTTAGAGCAGAAAGAACCGTAATGGATGATGGACAAACAGTGCGTTACACCGTCATCGGACCGCTGTTCTTTGCCAGCAGTAATGATTTATTTGAGCACTTCCGTTATGCCGACGATCCACAAAACGTCGTTATTGATTTATCTCAGGCACAAATCTGGGATGTTTCAACGGTAGCCGTGCTTGATGCGATTGAAAACCGCTACCAACGTTATGAATGTAAGGTACAAATCGTCGGTCTGGATATACGAAGCAGCGATTTTCACGAGCGACTGAGCGGTAAAATTTGA
- a CDS encoding GNAT family N-acetyltransferase, translating to MINEAPRLETERLVLRHFTPGDFEDLAACWADPEMVKFIGGGQPQGPEMTWGRLLRYIGHWQALGYGYWAVFEKETERYIGSFGFQDARRELTPALELPEAGWSLIPAVHGKGYASEALQAILQWADREFTSPVCCIIDDDNLRSIHLAERFGFQFQHYVEYHGKKIKMFIRAVR from the coding sequence ATGATCAACGAAGCGCCGCGCCTTGAAACGGAACGTTTAGTTCTTAGGCATTTTACGCCTGGTGATTTTGAGGATTTAGCTGCCTGCTGGGCTGATCCGGAAATGGTGAAGTTTATCGGCGGTGGTCAACCGCAAGGTCCGGAAATGACGTGGGGCAGGCTGCTGCGTTATATCGGCCACTGGCAGGCGCTCGGGTATGGCTACTGGGCGGTATTCGAAAAAGAGACTGAGCGTTATATCGGCTCATTTGGTTTTCAGGATGCGCGCCGTGAGCTGACGCCTGCTCTTGAACTTCCGGAGGCAGGGTGGTCGTTGATTCCTGCGGTTCACGGAAAAGGTTATGCAAGTGAAGCATTGCAGGCGATTTTGCAGTGGGCCGACCGCGAATTCACCTCACCGGTGTGTTGCATTATCGATGATGACAATTTGCGCTCAATTCATCTTGCGGAGCGGTTTGGCTTCCAGTTCCAGCACTATGTTGAATACCACGGCAAGAAAATCAAAATGTTCATTCGGGCTGTACGCTAA
- a CDS encoding metallophosphoesterase, whose product MYQRIDGENWRHVFIVGDLHGCLSDFISQLKEQNFDYHKDLVISVGDLIDRGANSAGCLALLDSKWFRAVKGNHEAMAIEALEEGDGMLWQMNGGSWYQELPEQRQQNVQEALLHCRDLPLVIELHTHGKTLVIAHADYPASHYKWNQPVDEHLLVWSRERLNKNLQGRGEDIDGADEFYFGHTPLKEAGHFHNQFYIDTGAVFGNKLTLVQVQ is encoded by the coding sequence ATGTACCAGCGAATTGACGGCGAAAACTGGCGGCATGTGTTTATTGTTGGCGATCTACACGGCTGTCTTTCAGACTTCATAAGCCAGCTAAAAGAGCAAAATTTTGATTATCATAAGGATCTGGTTATTTCTGTAGGTGATTTGATCGACCGGGGTGCGAACAGTGCGGGGTGCCTTGCGTTGCTCGACAGCAAATGGTTCAGAGCGGTGAAAGGCAACCACGAAGCGATGGCTATCGAAGCGCTGGAAGAGGGTGACGGTATGCTCTGGCAAATGAACGGCGGAAGCTGGTATCAGGAATTGCCCGAGCAGCGTCAGCAAAATGTGCAGGAAGCCCTCTTGCACTGCCGTGATTTACCGCTGGTGATTGAGTTACATACCCACGGCAAAACGCTGGTTATCGCGCACGCTGATTACCCCGCGTCCCATTACAAATGGAATCAGCCAGTCGATGAGCATTTATTAGTCTGGAGCCGCGAGCGCTTAAATAAAAATTTACAGGGGCGGGGCGAGGACATCGACGGGGCAGATGAATTTTACTTTGGGCATACCCCTCTTAAAGAAGCGGGTCATTTTCATAATCAATTTTACATTGATACTGGCGCGGTATTTGGTAATAAACTGACTCTCGTCCAGGTGCAATAA
- a CDS encoding YebW family protein yields the protein MFALVLFVCYLDGGCEDIVVDVFNTEQQCLFAMDEQRIRYGGCFPVEDFIDGFWRPAQEFSSL from the coding sequence ATGTTTGCGTTGGTTTTATTTGTTTGCTACCTGGACGGTGGCTGCGAGGATATTGTGGTCGATGTCTTTAATACCGAGCAACAATGTCTTTTCGCGATGGATGAGCAACGAATACGTTACGGTGGATGCTTTCCGGTGGAAGACTTTATAGATGGTTTCTGGCGTCCGGCGCAGGAATTCAGTTCGCTGTAA
- a CDS encoding YebV family protein: MTKTNVRIGIFEIDDAELHGEQQGDRTLSIPCKSDPDLCMQLDAWDDETSIPAVLDGEHSVLYRQHYDQKSDAWVMRLA; this comes from the coding sequence ATGACGAAAACTAACGTACGAATAGGCATCTTCGAAATTGACGATGCTGAATTACATGGCGAGCAACAAGGGGACCGCACGTTAAGTATCCCTTGTAAATCTGACCCGGACCTGTGCATGCAGCTTGATGCCTGGGATGATGAAACCAGCATACCCGCCGTCCTTGATGGCGAACATTCAGTCCTCTACCGTCAACATTACGACCAAAAATCTGATGCCTGGGTCATGCGTCTTGCATGA
- the rsmF gene encoding 16S rRNA (cytosine(1407)-C(5))-methyltransferase RsmF encodes MAHSQTAFLPQAFLDVIRDALPADQTLESFIEYCQRPLRRSLRVNTLKISVSDFLALVAPYDWHLTPVPWCAEGFWIERDDEESLPLGSTAEHLSGLFYIQEASSMLPVAALFADGNEPERIMDVAAAPGSKTTQIAARMGNHGAILANEYSASRVKVLHANISRCGISNVALTHFDGRVFGAALPECFDAILLDAPCSGEGVVRKDPDALRNWSPESTASIADTQRELIASAFHALRPGGTLIYSTCTLNRDENQQICQWLLDEWPDAVEILPLNDLFPEASKALTAEGYLHVFPQIYDCEGFFVARLRKTASVEPLPAPGYKVGKFPFSPVHGKQAAEIRAAAKQSGITWQDDRQLWQRDKEVWLFPKEIISLIGQVRFSRIGLRLAEQYNKGYRWQHEAVIALVPGDSPLAFALTEFEADEWYHGRDIYPEVTPSLNEVVVTYQGQPLGLARKVGSRLKNSYPRELVRDGKLFAARN; translated from the coding sequence GTGGCTCACTCTCAAACCGCCTTTCTCCCACAAGCCTTTCTTGATGTCATTCGCGATGCACTGCCGGCAGATCAAACGCTCGAAAGTTTTATTGAGTACTGCCAGCGTCCACTGCGCCGTAGTCTGCGCGTGAATACACTCAAGATTTCAGTCAGCGACTTTCTTGCCTTAGTCGCCCCTTATGACTGGCATTTGACGCCGGTGCCATGGTGCGCTGAAGGGTTCTGGATTGAGCGAGACGATGAAGAAAGCCTACCGCTCGGCAGCACGGCGGAACATTTAAGCGGTTTGTTTTACATTCAGGAAGCCAGTTCGATGCTGCCCGTCGCCGCGCTGTTTGCCGACGGAAATGAGCCTGAGCGCATTATGGACGTCGCGGCCGCTCCCGGTTCGAAAACCACTCAAATTGCCGCCCGTATGGGTAATCACGGCGCGATCCTTGCCAATGAGTATTCAGCCAGCCGGGTCAAAGTCCTTCACGCCAATATCAGCCGCTGCGGGATTAGCAACGTGGCGTTAACGCATTTCGATGGCCGCGTATTCGGCGCCGCACTGCCTGAGTGTTTTGATGCTATTTTACTGGATGCCCCTTGTTCAGGCGAAGGCGTGGTTCGCAAAGACCCCGATGCGCTGCGCAACTGGTCGCCAGAAAGCACCGCCAGCATCGCAGATACGCAACGTGAACTGATTGCCAGCGCTTTCCACGCGCTGCGCCCCGGCGGCACACTGATCTACTCCACCTGCACGTTGAATCGCGATGAAAATCAACAGATTTGCCAGTGGTTACTTGATGAATGGCCTGATGCGGTTGAAATTTTGCCGCTTAACGATCTCTTCCCGGAAGCCAGCAAAGCGCTTACTGCGGAAGGTTACCTGCATGTTTTCCCACAGATTTACGATTGCGAAGGCTTTTTCGTTGCGCGTCTGCGTAAAACCGCCTCGGTAGAGCCCCTTCCCGCGCCGGGTTATAAAGTGGGGAAATTCCCTTTTTCCCCGGTGCATGGCAAGCAAGCCGCAGAAATCAGGGCCGCTGCGAAACAATCAGGCATCACGTGGCAAGACGATCGGCAGCTTTGGCAACGCGATAAAGAAGTCTGGCTGTTCCCCAAAGAGATTATTTCGCTGATAGGCCAGGTGCGTTTTTCGCGCATTGGTTTGCGCCTTGCGGAGCAATACAACAAAGGATATCGCTGGCAACACGAAGCGGTCATCGCATTAGTGCCGGGCGATTCCCCCCTCGCATTTGCATTAACTGAATTCGAAGCCGATGAATGGTATCACGGGCGCGATATTTATCCTGAAGTGACACCGTCACTTAATGAAGTCGTGGTAACCTATCAAGGTCAACCTCTAGGTCTGGCAAGAAAAGTGGGTTCGCGTTTGAAAAACAGTTATCCGCGTGAACTTGTTCGCGACGGAAAACTGTTCGCCGCCAGAAACTGA
- a CDS encoding PqiB family protein: MSQEMPASPTEARIKTKRRISPFWLLPIIALMIASWLIWTTWEERGTTATIDFISADGIVAGRTPVRYQGVEVGTVQSISLSKDLRKIEVKISIKSDMKDALREDTQFWLVTPKASLAGVSGLDALVGGNYIGMMPGKGEPQEHFTALDTQPKYRLNNGELMIHLHAPDLGSLNSGSLVYYRKIPVGRVYDYTISNNKQGVTIDVLIDRRFTHLVKKGSRFWNVSGVKADVGLSGAQVQLESLAALVNGAIAFDSPENSAAAKPDDEFGLYEDLAHSQRGVIIDLALPGGDGLKAGSTALMYQGLEVGTLTKLNLNPGGKVTGQMTVDPGVVDLMRSGTRIEMRSPRLSLSNPNISSLLTGSTFELVPGEGEPQNHFTVFPSDKTPLQQPNVLTLNLTAPESYGIDAGQPIILHGVQVGQILERTLSAKGVSFSAAIDPKYRHLIQGDSKFVVNSRIDVKLGIDGVELLGASAGEWINGGVRVIPGNKGEMKESYPLYANLEKAVENSLSDLPTTTLTLTASSLPDIQTGSVVLYRKFQVGEIISVRPRANSFDIDVNIKPEYRSLLTPNSVFWAEGGARVQLNGSGLTVQASPLSRALKGAISFDNLSGASVGLKKSDKRVLYASETAARAVGSQITLHTFDAGKLSAGMPIRYLGINIGQLESLNLTASRNEVEAKAVLYPEFVQTFARGGTRFSVVTPQISAAGVDHLDTILQPYINVEPGRGAPRRDFELQEASITDSRYSDGLSIVLEVPEAGALSIGTPVLFRGIEVGTVTGLTLGNLSDRVMVGLRISKRFQHLVRDNSVFWLASGYSLDFGLTGGVVKTGTFNQFIRGGIAFATPPGTPLAPKAEIGKHFLLEESEPKEWRQWGTALPQ, from the coding sequence ATGAGTCAGGAAATGCCCGCTTCACCGACTGAGGCGCGAATTAAAACAAAACGCCGTATTTCACCGTTCTGGTTACTGCCAATTATCGCCTTAATGATTGCCAGTTGGCTCATCTGGACAACCTGGGAAGAGCGCGGCACCACGGCGACCATTGACTTTATTTCAGCCGACGGCATTGTGGCCGGGCGCACGCCTGTCCGCTACCAGGGCGTGGAAGTCGGGACCGTGCAAAGCATTAGCCTGAGTAAAGATCTGCGCAAAATAGAAGTTAAAATAAGCATCAAAAGCGATATGAAAGATGCGCTACGCGAAGATACGCAGTTCTGGCTGGTCACCCCCAAGGCTTCGCTGGCAGGCGTTTCGGGCCTTGATGCGTTAGTCGGCGGGAACTATATCGGCATGATGCCGGGCAAAGGCGAACCGCAAGAGCACTTTACCGCGCTCGATACCCAACCGAAATATCGCCTCAATAACGGCGAGTTGATGATTCACCTGCACGCACCCGATTTAGGATCTCTTAACAGCGGCTCGCTGGTCTATTACCGTAAAATTCCGGTTGGGCGCGTCTATGACTACACCATCAGCAACAATAAACAGGGCGTAACCATTGATGTGCTGATCGATCGCCGCTTTACGCATCTGGTGAAAAAAGGCAGCCGCTTCTGGAATGTCTCCGGTGTGAAAGCCGACGTTGGCCTTTCCGGGGCACAAGTGCAGTTAGAAAGCCTCGCAGCGCTAGTCAACGGGGCGATTGCCTTTGACTCTCCTGAAAATTCTGCCGCAGCCAAACCTGACGATGAATTTGGCCTGTATGAAGATCTGGCCCATAGCCAGCGCGGTGTAATCATTGACCTGGCCTTACCAGGCGGTGACGGTTTGAAAGCGGGTTCTACGGCGCTGATGTACCAGGGCCTGGAAGTGGGAACGCTGACCAAGCTCAATCTCAATCCTGGCGGCAAGGTAACCGGCCAAATGACCGTCGACCCAGGCGTGGTTGATTTGATGCGCAGCGGCACGCGTATTGAGATGCGTAGTCCGCGGCTTTCCCTAAGCAACCCGAATATCAGCAGTCTGTTAACCGGAAGCACCTTTGAATTGGTGCCGGGTGAAGGCGAGCCGCAAAATCACTTCACGGTATTCCCGAGCGATAAAACTCCACTACAACAGCCTAATGTTTTGACGCTAAACCTGACGGCACCTGAAAGTTACGGTATCGACGCCGGTCAGCCGATTATTTTGCACGGCGTTCAGGTGGGCCAGATTCTGGAGCGCACGCTCTCGGCAAAAGGCGTCAGCTTCTCAGCGGCAATCGATCCGAAATATCGTCATCTGATTCAGGGCGACAGTAAATTTGTCGTCAATAGCCGCATTGATGTGAAGCTTGGGATTGATGGCGTCGAGCTCCTTGGGGCCAGCGCTGGCGAGTGGATTAACGGCGGCGTGAGAGTGATTCCAGGTAACAAAGGCGAGATGAAAGAAAGCTATCCGCTGTATGCCAACCTGGAAAAAGCGGTTGAAAATAGCCTGAGCGACTTGCCGACAACGACTCTTACACTCACCGCTTCCAGCCTGCCTGATATCCAGACCGGCTCCGTTGTGCTTTACCGTAAATTTCAGGTCGGCGAGATTATCAGCGTGCGCCCACGCGCCAATAGTTTCGATATCGATGTGAACATTAAACCGGAATATCGCAGCCTGCTTACGCCTAACAGCGTGTTCTGGGCTGAGGGTGGCGCTCGCGTGCAGCTCAACGGCAGCGGTTTGACGGTTCAGGCCTCCCCGCTTTCACGTGCGTTAAAAGGTGCGATTAGCTTCGATAATTTAAGTGGTGCAAGCGTTGGTCTTAAAAAGAGCGACAAGCGAGTGCTTTACGCTTCTGAAACCGCCGCACGTGCCGTTGGCAGTCAAATAACACTGCATACTTTTGATGCCGGGAAACTGTCGGCAGGCATGCCTATTCGCTATCTGGGTATTAACATTGGCCAGCTTGAATCGCTCAATCTCACCGCTTCGCGTAATGAAGTTGAAGCCAAAGCGGTTCTCTATCCTGAATTTGTGCAAACCTTTGCACGCGGCGGCACGCGTTTCTCCGTGGTGACACCGCAAATTTCCGCCGCGGGCGTCGATCACCTCGACACCATTCTCCAGCCCTACATTAACGTTGAACCGGGCCGGGGCGCTCCACGCCGTGATTTCGAATTGCAGGAAGCGTCGATTACCGATTCTCGTTACTCGGATGGCCTGAGTATCGTGCTCGAAGTTCCGGAAGCAGGTGCGCTGAGTATCGGCACACCGGTGCTGTTCCGCGGTATCGAAGTGGGGACGGTAACAGGATTAACGCTCGGCAATCTTTCTGACCGCGTAATGGTCGGGCTGCGTATCAGCAAGCGCTTCCAGCATCTGGTGCGTGACAACTCGGTGTTCTGGCTTGCGTCAGGTTATAGCCTCGATTTCGGCTTAACCGGCGGCGTGGTGAAAACCGGGACCTTCAACCAGTTCATTCGCGGCGGCATCGCATTTGCCACGCCGCCTGGAACACCGCTGGCGCCGAAAGCTGAAATCGGTAAACACTTCCTGCTTGAGGAAAGTGAGCCGAAAGAATGGCGTCAATGGGGTACCGCCCTGCCGCAATAA